Proteins co-encoded in one Halorussus vallis genomic window:
- a CDS encoding transcription factor S: MEFCDECGSMMKAEDELWVCGSCGHKTPKDPDAEYVITEDQEASEVIETGDEDNSPLPTTDAHCPECGNDRARWYMQQIRSADESETRFFICTECHHKWREDDN, encoded by the coding sequence ATGGAGTTCTGTGACGAGTGCGGTTCGATGATGAAGGCCGAGGACGAACTCTGGGTTTGCGGCAGTTGCGGCCACAAGACGCCCAAGGACCCCGACGCCGAGTACGTCATCACCGAGGACCAGGAGGCCAGCGAGGTCATCGAAACCGGCGACGAGGACAACAGCCCGCTCCCCACCACCGACGCCCACTGCCCGGAGTGCGGCAACGACCGCGCCCGGTGGTACATGCAACAGATTCGCTCGGCCGACGAGAGCGAGACGCGATTCTTCATCTGCACCGAGTGCCACCACAAGTGGCGCGAGGACGATAACTAG
- a CDS encoding DUF5789 family protein, with translation MAREVKLSRIDSVLTELSYPVSRAEAAREFDDVTLTFSDGEENLGELISETPAEEYESFEELRDEINNTLPREAVGEPYQSEGEG, from the coding sequence ATGGCACGAGAGGTCAAACTCAGCCGGATCGACTCGGTGTTGACCGAACTCTCCTACCCGGTGTCCCGGGCGGAGGCGGCCCGCGAGTTCGACGACGTGACGCTGACGTTCTCGGACGGGGAGGAGAATCTGGGAGAGCTAATTTCGGAGACGCCGGCCGAGGAGTACGAGTCGTTCGAGGAACTCCGCGACGAAATCAACAACACGCTCCCGCGGGAGGCGGTCGGCGAACCGTACCAGTCGGAGGGCGAAGGGTAA
- a CDS encoding NAD(P)/FAD-dependent oxidoreductase, with amino-acid sequence MSSVVVAGAGPAGLVAARRLADAGADVTVYERHRDVGGRVRSLRRDGFVFDRGFQVFFTAYPAARRELDYGDLDLRGFAPGAVVARPGHRAVLADPLRDSRDAVETLFNRDVTLRDKLRVLRLRRALADRPASGIFDGPDAATREYLREYGFSEQFLRNFAEPFYGGISLDRSLSTSRKAFEFTFKMLATGDVAVPARGMGAISEQLADRARDAGAEIVTGETVTDIDSEVGSGRDFGSGELTVELGRESTDADAAVVATDPKEARDLTGVETIPTEANGCVTQYYAFEGPQLDAVDRLLLNAGDGDGPNHVAQLSSVAPEYAPDDRNLLSATFLGTSEDAEEELAARTASALGAWYPERRLGLEVVHTDRIEFAQFAQPPGVYDCLPGVRAPDGPVYLAGEYTRASSLDAAMESGRTAARAVASDLDLR; translated from the coding sequence ATGAGTAGCGTGGTCGTCGCGGGCGCGGGGCCGGCCGGACTGGTCGCGGCCCGCCGTCTCGCCGACGCGGGCGCGGACGTGACGGTGTACGAGCGCCACCGCGACGTGGGCGGCAGGGTGCGGTCGCTCCGGCGCGACGGGTTCGTCTTCGACCGGGGGTTCCAGGTGTTCTTCACGGCCTATCCGGCGGCCCGACGGGAACTCGACTACGGCGACCTCGACCTACGTGGGTTCGCGCCCGGCGCCGTCGTCGCCCGGCCGGGCCACCGCGCGGTGCTCGCGGACCCGCTCCGGGACTCCAGGGACGCGGTCGAGACGCTGTTCAACCGTGACGTGACGCTCCGCGACAAACTCCGGGTGCTCCGACTCCGGCGCGCGCTCGCCGACAGGCCCGCGAGCGGCATCTTCGACGGCCCGGACGCCGCGACCCGCGAGTACCTCCGCGAGTACGGCTTCTCGGAGCAGTTCCTCCGGAACTTCGCCGAACCGTTCTACGGCGGCATCTCCCTCGACCGGAGCCTCTCGACCTCCCGGAAGGCGTTCGAGTTCACCTTCAAGATGCTCGCAACCGGCGACGTCGCCGTCCCGGCCCGCGGGATGGGGGCGATAAGCGAACAGCTCGCAGACCGCGCCCGTGACGCCGGCGCGGAGATAGTCACCGGGGAGACCGTCACCGACATCGATTCGGAGGTCGGGTCGGGACGCGACTTCGGCAGCGGGGAACTCACCGTCGAACTCGGCCGCGAGTCGACCGACGCCGACGCGGCCGTCGTCGCCACCGACCCCAAAGAGGCCCGCGACCTGACCGGCGTCGAGACGATTCCGACCGAGGCCAACGGCTGTGTCACCCAGTACTACGCCTTCGAGGGTCCACAGTTGGACGCGGTCGACCGCCTCCTGCTGAACGCCGGGGACGGCGACGGGCCGAACCACGTGGCCCAACTGTCGTCGGTCGCGCCGGAGTACGCGCCCGACGACCGCAACCTGCTGAGCGCGACGTTCCTCGGAACGTCCGAGGACGCCGAGGAGGAACTCGCGGCCCGCACCGCCAGCGCACTCGGCGCGTGGTACCCCGAGCGCCGCCTCGGCCTCGAAGTCGTCCACACCGACCGAATCGAGTTCGCGCAGTTCGCCCAACCGCCGGGTGTCTACGACTGCCTACCGGGCGTGCGCGCGCCCGACGGTCCGGTCTACCTCGCGGGCGAATACACTCGGGCGTCGTCGCTCGACGCCGCGATGGAGAGCGGTCGGACGGCGGCCCGCGCCGTCGCGTCGGACCTCGACCTCCGGTAG